From the genome of Aquiluna borgnonia:
CCCACGATTCCGTAAACCACGTGAACGCCAGCGGCTTCGAGCTTGCGAGCCCAGCCGATGTTGTTCTGCTCATCGAAACGAGCCTTGATCTCGACCAGTGCCAGCACCTGCTTGCCGGCCTCGGCGGCGTCGATCAGAGCATCGACAATTGGTGAGTCACCGCTGGTGCGGTAGAGGGTCTGCTTGATGGCAAGAACCTGAGGGTCAGCAGCGGCCTGCTCCAAAAATGCCTGAACACTGGTGGCAAATGATTCGTAGGGGTGGTGAACCAAAACCTCCCGCTCCCGCAGCGAAGCAAAGATATCGGCTGCCTCGTCTGGGTCAGATTCCAGATAGCGGTTGGTGGTCTTTGGGTGAGCCTCGTAGTGAAGTTCGGGGATAGGCAGGAATGCAAATGCACTCATGCTCTTTAGATCCAGCGGCTCTGGCAGGTGGTAAACGTCAGATGGCTCGATGTCAAGTTCGCGCTGTAGCAGGCTCAGGACCTGAGGATCGATGTCCTGCGCGACTTCCAGGCGCACAGGGGGACCAAAGCGGCGGCGCAGCAGCTCCTTCTCAAGCTGAATGAGTAGGTTTTCGCCCTCATCTTCATCCACCTCGAGATCCTCATTGCGGGTGACGCGGAAGGTGTGGTGCTGAAGTACTTCCATTCCGGGGAACAGTTCGGTCAGGTGCTGTCCCATAACGTCCTCGAGAGGAACAAAGCGAGACTCGCTGCCTGAAACCTTCACGTATCTGGGCAAAAGTGGCGGGACCTTGACTCTGGCGAAGTGCTCCGCCTTGGAGTTTGGGTTTCTCAGCACGACGGCCAGGTTTAGTGAAAGCCCCGAGATGTAGGGGAATGGGTGGGCAGGGTCAACCGCCAAGGGGGTGAGAACTGGGAACACCTGCGATATGAAGTAATCCCGAAGGCCATTTTTCTCCGCGTCGCTCAGCGATGCCCAGTGTTCTATCTGAATGCCGTGTGCGGCCAGTGCGGGACCAAGGGTCTGGGTGTAGAGATTGGCATGTCTTTTTTGCAGCTCAAGGGTTCGCTCAGAGATTTGGGAGAGCACTTCCTGGGGGCTAAGTCCAGATGCTGACATCACGGCGATACCGGTTGCGATTCTGCGCTTCAAAGAAGCAACCCGAACCATGAAAAACTCATCCAGGTTTGACGCAAAGATGCTCAGGTAGTTGATCCGCTCAAGCAGGGGTACTGACTCATCCTCAGCAAGATCCAGAACCCGCTTGTTGAAGTCCAGCCAGCTCAATTCACGATCGAGAAAGCGATCAGCAGGCAGATCTGGCTGGCTCTCCGGCAAGAAAATTGCTGTGGTCTCTTCTGACATGGGTCCTATCTTTTCACCTCAGGGTTAGCAAGAGGTTAACTATTCGCTTGCGTTGCCCTGGGGATCCAGTCGATATCCGACGTTCCTTACGGTGCCGATCAGCGATTCGTGCTCACCAAGCTTGGCTCGCAACCGCCTGACGTGAACGTCAACGGTTCTGGTTCCGCCGAAGTAGTCATAACCCCAAACCTCGCTCAACAGCTGCTCGCGGCTGAAAACCCGGTTTGGATTGTCGTTGAGGTGACGAAGCAGCTCGAATTCCTTGAATGTGAGGTCCAGGGTGCGGCCATTGATTTTTGCCGTGAAGCTGCTTTCATCGATACTCAAACCAGTGTCAACGCCGCCGCTTTGCTGTTGCCTTTGAGCCGACAGCGCCAGGCGAATTCGGGTGTCGACTTCGCCGATGCTGGCACCCTCGAGCAGAAAATCCGTAAGACCCCAGTCTTGGTTAATGGCGGCTAGCGAGCCTTCCCCGATTACCAGCACCAAAGGGGTCTGCCAGCCCGCAGCCTCA
Proteins encoded in this window:
- a CDS encoding RNA degradosome polyphosphate kinase, with protein sequence MSEETTAIFLPESQPDLPADRFLDRELSWLDFNKRVLDLAEDESVPLLERINYLSIFASNLDEFFMVRVASLKRRIATGIAVMSASGLSPQEVLSQISERTLELQKRHANLYTQTLGPALAAHGIQIEHWASLSDAEKNGLRDYFISQVFPVLTPLAVDPAHPFPYISGLSLNLAVVLRNPNSKAEHFARVKVPPLLPRYVKVSGSESRFVPLEDVMGQHLTELFPGMEVLQHHTFRVTRNEDLEVDEDEGENLLIQLEKELLRRRFGPPVRLEVAQDIDPQVLSLLQRELDIEPSDVYHLPEPLDLKSMSAFAFLPIPELHYEAHPKTTNRYLESDPDEAADIFASLREREVLVHHPYESFATSVQAFLEQAAADPQVLAIKQTLYRTSGDSPIVDALIDAAEAGKQVLALVEIKARFDEQNNIGWARKLEAAGVHVVYGIVGLKTHCKLSLVIRQEGSNLRRYCHIGTGNYNPKTARFYEDFGLLTSRTNVGEDLTKLFNQLSGHTAAPDYRSLLVSPNGVRDGLTERIRREIANHQAGKSARIRFKMNSLVDEQIIDELYRASMAGVSVEILVRGMCALRPGVPGLSDHIRVHSVLGRYLEHSRIFAFDNAGDPDVFIGSADMMHRNLDRRVEALVKIAQTDQIRQLHEIFDLGMSESVAVWELKANGGWSRETHNVVGEKLLDMQDVLMEKTLARKRLR
- a CDS encoding winged helix-turn-helix transcriptional regulator, producing MAGILLITPAEDNPLPALDFLGHQISRVDFDPAKLAAAPRHDLTFLDCRHQLSGAKSVAKILEAAGWQTPLVLVIGEGSLAAINQDWGLTDFLLEGASIGEVDTRIRLALSAQRQQQSGGVDTGLSIDESSFTAKINGRTLDLTFKEFELLRHLNDNPNRVFSREQLLSEVWGYDYFGGTRTVDVHVRRLRAKLGEHESLIGTVRNVGYRLDPQGNASE